The Nocardioides sp. S5 genome includes a window with the following:
- a CDS encoding ATP-dependent DNA helicase, with protein MTEPTREPLRLDTPEDLRALMGATHAASDEQWAAITAPLRPTVVVAGAGSGKTTLMAQRVVWLVATGRVRPEEVLGLTFTTKAAAELRQRVSAALGAAGLLDRSVLVDGEDVLEPTVATYHAYAAALLTDHGLRIGHEPDTRVVSDASRYQLGARVIERFTGRIELLTDHPATAIQNLLALDGAMSEHLVDADDVRRVDAEARRGFERAVAEEETGKARKTWLEPPAKAINAIDRRAELLQLVTGYRRLKSDLGLMDFGDQIALAARLVEDQPEVGELERARFKVVLLDEYQDTSVAQATMLSRLFSGPDPEHGLGHPVMAVGDPNQAIYGWRGASVSNILNFADTFPAADGEPGRLPLTVNRRSDRRILDVANRLAEPLLEAYGDKVARLRAAEIAGEGHVEAHVFERAVDELAWLTDEVFRVHEAGTPWAEVGVLSRDNAQAEDVYDALTTAGIPVEIVGLSGLIRLPEVAEVVATLTLLHDVTANSAMLTLLTGPRWAIGPRDLRLLAVRAAEIAGVRGRAEAASIADQLLRIADGIDSSELPALSDAVEAPGEAAYSPEALDRFALLAGELRRLRSHVGDPLLDVVRRIIDTTGVDVELASATSPAAAARRDNLDLFVKAVADFQSVDGDVTLPALLAYLTAEDDQGNGLDVATPTAADSVKLLTVHRAKGLEWSSVFCVGVGETRFPSNRSRTLWTSSPAVLPAPLRGDRADQPQLVGHDKTALEAYRAATKAHDAEEELRLGYVAFTRAAHHLAVTSYVWGQRASAFGPSAYQCVVRDQLEEWGQPVERWLEKPPPKSPNPNDDVDTSRPWPVPGPGEEARRRLAAAELVRGVDRTAPDEDLDMVEAAQVAEWDDDLAQLLDEARAERATTVDLPLPSSLSATSVARLRDDPDAFARELARPMPRPPAPAARFGTAFHAWVEERFGQQALIEPDELPGRADAGIDDEADLGEVVKRFEDGPFGDRAPHAVEAPFALVLGGQVVRGRIDAVYAEPESSGGGFLVVDWKTGRHETADPLQLALYRLAWSELTGTPLEQVRAAFHYVRSGRTVEPPDLPGRDGLERLVEL; from the coding sequence GTGACCGAGCCGACCCGCGAGCCCCTGCGGCTCGACACTCCCGAGGACCTGCGGGCCCTCATGGGAGCCACGCACGCCGCCAGCGACGAGCAGTGGGCGGCCATCACGGCGCCGCTGCGACCGACCGTCGTGGTGGCCGGAGCCGGCAGCGGCAAGACGACCCTCATGGCCCAGCGGGTGGTGTGGCTGGTGGCGACGGGTCGGGTGCGTCCCGAGGAGGTGCTGGGCCTGACCTTCACGACCAAGGCTGCCGCGGAGCTGCGCCAGCGGGTCTCCGCGGCGCTCGGCGCTGCGGGGCTGCTCGACCGTTCCGTGCTCGTCGACGGCGAGGACGTGCTCGAGCCGACCGTCGCGACCTACCACGCCTACGCCGCGGCGCTCCTGACCGACCACGGCCTGCGCATCGGACACGAGCCGGACACGCGGGTCGTGTCCGACGCGTCGCGCTACCAGCTCGGTGCGCGCGTGATCGAGCGGTTCACCGGCCGCATCGAGCTGCTGACCGACCACCCCGCCACCGCCATCCAGAACCTCCTCGCCCTCGACGGCGCGATGAGCGAGCACCTCGTCGACGCCGACGACGTACGCCGGGTCGACGCCGAGGCGCGCCGCGGCTTCGAGCGCGCGGTGGCCGAGGAGGAGACGGGCAAGGCCCGCAAGACCTGGCTCGAGCCCCCGGCGAAGGCGATCAACGCCATCGACCGTCGCGCCGAGCTGCTCCAGCTCGTCACCGGCTACCGGCGCCTCAAGTCCGACCTCGGGCTGATGGACTTCGGTGACCAGATCGCCCTGGCGGCCCGCCTGGTCGAGGACCAGCCGGAAGTGGGGGAGCTGGAGCGGGCGCGGTTCAAGGTCGTGCTGCTGGATGAATACCAGGACACCTCCGTGGCCCAGGCCACGATGCTGTCCCGGCTGTTCTCGGGCCCGGACCCCGAGCACGGCCTCGGCCACCCGGTGATGGCGGTGGGCGACCCCAACCAGGCGATCTACGGCTGGCGCGGCGCCTCGGTCTCCAACATCCTCAACTTCGCCGACACCTTCCCGGCGGCCGACGGCGAGCCCGGACGGCTGCCGCTGACGGTCAACCGGCGCTCCGACCGGCGGATCCTCGACGTCGCCAACCGGCTCGCCGAGCCGCTGCTCGAGGCCTACGGCGACAAGGTCGCGCGGCTGCGTGCGGCCGAGATCGCGGGGGAGGGCCACGTCGAGGCCCATGTCTTCGAGCGCGCCGTCGACGAGCTGGCCTGGCTCACCGACGAGGTCTTCCGCGTGCACGAGGCCGGCACCCCGTGGGCCGAGGTGGGCGTGCTGAGTCGCGACAACGCGCAGGCCGAGGACGTCTACGACGCGCTGACGACCGCGGGCATCCCGGTCGAGATCGTCGGGCTGTCGGGCCTGATCAGGCTGCCGGAGGTGGCCGAGGTGGTCGCCACGCTGACGCTGCTGCACGACGTCACCGCCAACTCCGCGATGCTCACCCTCCTCACCGGCCCGCGCTGGGCGATCGGCCCGCGCGACCTGCGCCTGCTCGCGGTGCGGGCGGCGGAGATCGCCGGCGTACGCGGTCGCGCGGAGGCAGCCTCCATCGCCGACCAGCTGCTCCGGATCGCCGACGGCATCGACTCCTCCGAGCTGCCCGCCCTCAGCGACGCCGTGGAGGCGCCCGGTGAGGCCGCCTACTCACCCGAGGCGCTGGACCGGTTCGCCCTCCTCGCCGGAGAGCTCCGCCGGCTGCGCTCCCACGTCGGCGACCCCCTGCTCGACGTGGTCCGCCGCATCATCGACACGACGGGTGTCGACGTCGAGCTGGCGTCGGCGACCTCGCCGGCGGCTGCCGCGCGCCGCGACAACCTTGACCTCTTCGTCAAGGCGGTCGCGGACTTCCAGTCCGTCGACGGCGACGTCACGCTGCCCGCGCTGCTGGCCTACCTCACCGCCGAGGACGACCAGGGCAACGGCCTCGACGTCGCGACCCCCACCGCGGCCGACTCGGTGAAGCTCCTCACCGTGCACCGCGCCAAGGGGTTGGAGTGGTCCTCGGTCTTCTGCGTCGGAGTGGGGGAGACGCGCTTCCCCAGCAACCGCTCGCGCACCCTCTGGACCTCGTCGCCGGCCGTCCTCCCCGCGCCGCTGCGCGGTGATCGCGCCGACCAGCCGCAGCTCGTGGGCCACGACAAGACCGCCCTCGAGGCCTACCGCGCGGCGACCAAGGCCCACGACGCGGAGGAGGAGCTGCGGCTGGGCTACGTCGCCTTCACCCGCGCCGCCCACCACCTCGCCGTCACCTCCTACGTCTGGGGCCAGCGCGCGAGCGCCTTCGGACCGTCCGCCTACCAGTGCGTCGTGCGCGACCAGCTCGAGGAGTGGGGCCAGCCGGTCGAGCGCTGGCTGGAGAAGCCGCCCCCGAAGTCGCCCAACCCCAACGACGACGTCGACACCTCCCGCCCCTGGCCGGTGCCGGGTCCCGGCGAGGAGGCGCGCCGCCGGCTGGCCGCCGCCGAGCTGGTCCGCGGCGTCGACCGGACCGCTCCCGACGAGGACCTCGACATGGTCGAGGCCGCCCAGGTCGCGGAGTGGGACGACGACCTCGCCCAGCTGCTCGACGAGGCGCGCGCCGAGCGCGCCACCACCGTCGACCTGCCGCTGCCCAGCAGCCTGTCGGCCACCTCGGTGGCCCGCCTGCGCGACGACCCCGACGCCTTCGCGCGCGAGCTGGCACGGCCGATGCCGCGCCCACCCGCGCCCGCGGCCCGCTTCGGCACCGCCTTCCACGCGTGGGTGGAGGAGAGGTTCGGTCAGCAGGCGCTGATCGAGCCCGACGAGCTGCCGGGCCGCGCCGACGCGGGCATCGACGACGAGGCCGACCTCGGCGAGGTGGTCAAGCGATTCGAGGACGGCCCGTTCGGTGACCGCGCGCCCCACGCCGTCGAGGCGCCCTTCGCGCTGGTGCTGGGGGGCCAGGTCGTGCGTGGCCGCATCGACGCGGTCTACGCCGAGCCGGAGTCGTCAGGCGGCGGCTTCCTCGTCGTCGACTGGAAGACCGGTCGCCACGAGACCGCCGACCCGCTCCAGCTCGCCCTCTACCGCCTGGCCTGGTCCGAGCTCACCGGCACGCCGCTGGAGCAGGTGCGCGCGGCGTTCCACTACGTCCGGTCCGGCCGCACGGTCGAGCCGCCGGACCTGCCGGGGCGCGACGGGCTGGAGCGCCTGGTCGAGCTCTGA
- the nudC gene encoding NAD(+) diphosphatase yields the protein MSSERPLPHVALSDHAHNRMGLRRTDEAWLRERMADPATRVLVVAGNRLRPVDGAIRWVSPDDAPDGTLVLLGDHEEVVHLAVIVPPDAAPGDPQEWVPLRDVLPLLAEQAPGQAPLLMHAVGLAEWHHATRFCPRCGGSLRSRSAGHELRCTQCDRAQFPRTDPAVIMAITHGDGDDEALLLGRNRAWPVGRWSTLAGFCEPGETLEDAVRREVDEEVGVRVGEVSYFGSQPWPLPASLMLGFTGRALSTDIDVDGAEIEEARWWTRADFEAAVRSGEIAVPRGISISSSLIEAWFGRPLEGPGWD from the coding sequence GTGAGCTCCGAGCGCCCCCTCCCGCACGTCGCACTCTCCGACCACGCGCACAACCGGATGGGGCTGCGCCGCACCGACGAGGCGTGGTTGCGCGAGCGGATGGCGGACCCGGCCACCCGGGTGCTGGTGGTCGCGGGCAACCGGCTGCGGCCGGTGGACGGCGCGATCCGGTGGGTCTCGCCCGACGATGCGCCCGACGGCACGCTCGTGCTCCTGGGCGACCACGAGGAGGTCGTGCACCTCGCGGTGATCGTGCCGCCCGACGCCGCTCCCGGCGACCCGCAGGAGTGGGTGCCGCTGCGCGACGTGCTGCCCCTGCTCGCCGAGCAGGCGCCCGGTCAGGCGCCGCTGCTGATGCACGCCGTCGGTCTGGCCGAGTGGCACCACGCGACCCGCTTCTGCCCGCGCTGCGGCGGGTCCCTGCGCAGCCGATCGGCCGGTCATGAGCTGCGCTGCACCCAGTGCGACCGCGCGCAGTTCCCCCGCACCGACCCGGCGGTGATCATGGCGATCACCCACGGCGACGGCGACGACGAGGCACTGCTCCTCGGCCGCAACCGCGCCTGGCCCGTCGGCCGCTGGTCCACGCTCGCCGGGTTCTGCGAGCCGGGGGAGACCCTCGAGGACGCCGTACGCCGTGAGGTGGACGAGGAGGTCGGGGTGCGCGTGGGCGAGGTCAGCTACTTCGGCAGCCAGCCGTGGCCGCTGCCCGCGAGCCTGATGCTGGGCTTCACCGGCCGGGCGCTGAGCACCGACATCGACGTCGACGGCGCCGAGATCGAGGAGGCCCGCTGGTGGACCCGCGCGGACTTCGAGGCGGCGGTGCGGTCGGGGGAGATCGCCGTCCCGCGCGGGATCTCGATCTCGTCCTCGCTCATCGAGGCGTGGTTCGGACGGCCGCTCGAGGGTCCAGGCTGGGACTGA
- a CDS encoding PHP domain-containing protein, producing the protein MTTNDLGPVATLRRIAFLMERQREETRRIEAFRNAARTILPLAEQDVRRRADAGTLTELPGIGPSTAAVITDACNGVVPERLVALEQTAGPLAPAGEELRALLRGDLHSHSDWSDGGSPLEEMAMTAMELGHDYLVLTDHSPRLRVANGLSAERLGRQLDVVDAVNEHLGGTFTLLKGIEVDILDDGALDQTPEMLGRLDVRVASVHSRLRMERDAMTRRMVAAVRSPHTNVLGHCTGRLVTGNRGTRPPSQFDARAVFTACAEEGVAVEINSRPERRDPPTALLELARDLGCLFSIDSDAHAPGQLDMLDFGAARATEAGIDPDRIVTTWERDRLLDWAAARL; encoded by the coding sequence ATGACCACGAACGACCTCGGACCCGTCGCGACCCTGCGCCGCATCGCCTTCCTCATGGAGCGCCAGCGCGAGGAGACCCGGCGGATCGAGGCGTTCCGCAACGCCGCCCGCACGATCCTGCCGCTAGCCGAGCAGGACGTACGCCGTCGCGCCGACGCCGGCACGCTCACCGAGCTGCCCGGCATCGGACCGAGCACCGCGGCGGTGATCACCGACGCGTGCAACGGCGTGGTCCCCGAGCGCCTGGTCGCGCTCGAGCAGACCGCCGGCCCGCTGGCTCCGGCCGGGGAGGAGCTGCGCGCGCTGCTGCGCGGCGACCTGCACTCGCACTCCGACTGGTCCGACGGCGGCTCGCCGTTGGAGGAGATGGCCATGACCGCGATGGAGCTGGGCCACGACTACCTCGTCCTCACCGACCACAGCCCGCGGCTGCGGGTGGCCAACGGCCTGAGCGCGGAGCGGCTCGGGCGCCAGCTCGACGTGGTCGACGCCGTCAACGAGCATCTCGGCGGGACCTTCACGCTGCTGAAGGGGATCGAGGTGGACATCCTCGACGACGGCGCGCTCGACCAGACCCCGGAGATGCTCGGACGCCTCGACGTCCGGGTGGCGTCGGTGCACTCCAGGCTCAGGATGGAGCGCGACGCCATGACGCGCCGCATGGTCGCCGCGGTGCGCAGTCCCCACACCAACGTCCTGGGCCACTGCACCGGACGCCTGGTCACCGGCAACCGTGGCACCCGCCCGCCGAGCCAGTTCGACGCGCGCGCCGTCTTCACCGCCTGCGCGGAGGAGGGGGTCGCGGTCGAGATCAACTCCCGCCCCGAGCGGCGCGACCCGCCGACGGCGCTGCTGGAGCTCGCCCGCGACCTCGGGTGCCTGTTCTCGATCGACTCCGACGCGCACGCGCCCGGGCAGCTGGACATGCTCGACTTCGGCGCGGCGCGGGCCACCGAGGCGGGGATCGATCCGGATCGGATCGTCACCACCTGGGAGCGCGACCGGCTCCTGGACTGGGCCGCTGCGCGGCTGTGA
- a CDS encoding DUF5679 domain-containing protein: MAETWSGEFYCVKCKEKREAEGEIKVNDKGTKMAKGVCPVCGTNLNRILGKA; the protein is encoded by the coding sequence ATGGCGGAGACCTGGAGCGGTGAGTTCTACTGCGTCAAGTGCAAGGAGAAGCGCGAGGCGGAGGGCGAGATCAAGGTCAACGACAAGGGCACCAAGATGGCCAAGGGCGTCTGCCCGGTCTGTGGTACCAACCTGAACCGGATTCTCGGCAAGGCCTGA
- a CDS encoding WhiB family transcriptional regulator, with protein MTISELVRDRAADVRTQTEPQAPLGALHDAAAGVDEELLPCRAGDAELWFAESPADVEHAKALCTDCPVQALCLDGALERREPWGVWGGELFLQGVVIPRKRPRGRPRKSEQVAAATHKDGAAA; from the coding sequence ATGACCATCAGCGAACTCGTCCGCGACCGCGCTGCCGACGTCAGGACCCAGACGGAGCCCCAGGCCCCGCTCGGAGCCCTGCACGACGCTGCCGCCGGAGTGGATGAAGAGTTGCTGCCCTGCCGCGCAGGCGACGCAGAGCTGTGGTTTGCCGAGTCCCCCGCGGACGTCGAGCACGCCAAGGCCCTGTGCACGGACTGCCCCGTGCAGGCGCTCTGCCTCGACGGAGCGCTCGAGCGGCGCGAGCCGTGGGGCGTCTGGGGAGGCGAGCTCTTCCTCCAGGGCGTGGTGATCCCGCGCAAGCGGCCGCGAGGCCGGCCCCGCAAGTCCGAGCAGGTCGCAGCCGCGACGCACAAGGACGGGGCCGCCGCGTAG
- the deoD gene encoding purine-nucleoside phosphorylase, whose amino-acid sequence MSTHIGARPGDIAPTVLLPGDPLRARWIAETFLDDARCYSEVRGMYGFTGTWHGRPVSVQGSGMGQPSMAIYVNELFTDYDVQSVVRVGSCGAVTEDVGIRDVIIASGACTDSSMNRIAFHGIDYAPVADFGLLRGAVEAAEARQDGSPFHVGLIFSSDSFYAARPELLGEMVKYGVLAVEMEASALYTLAAKHRRRALAICTVSDHIVTGEETTSQEREQTFGEMIEIALTAALG is encoded by the coding sequence GTGAGCACCCACATCGGCGCCCGGCCCGGCGACATCGCCCCCACCGTCCTGCTGCCCGGCGACCCGCTGCGGGCCCGGTGGATCGCGGAGACCTTCCTCGACGACGCCCGCTGCTACAGCGAGGTGCGCGGGATGTACGGCTTCACCGGCACGTGGCACGGCCGGCCGGTCTCCGTCCAGGGCTCCGGCATGGGGCAGCCGTCGATGGCGATCTACGTCAACGAGCTCTTCACCGACTACGACGTGCAGTCAGTCGTACGTGTCGGGTCGTGCGGCGCGGTCACCGAGGACGTCGGCATCCGCGACGTCATCATCGCCTCCGGCGCCTGCACCGACTCCTCGATGAACCGCATCGCCTTCCACGGCATCGACTACGCCCCGGTCGCCGACTTCGGCCTGCTGCGCGGCGCGGTGGAGGCCGCCGAGGCGCGCCAGGACGGCTCGCCCTTCCACGTCGGGCTGATCTTCTCCAGCGACTCCTTCTACGCCGCGCGCCCCGAGCTGCTGGGCGAGATGGTGAAGTACGGCGTGCTGGCCGTCGAGATGGAGGCCAGCGCGCTCTACACCCTCGCCGCGAAGCATCGCCGCAGGGCCCTGGCGATCTGCACCGTCTCCGACCACATCGTCACCGGCGAGGAGACCACCTCGCAGGAGCGCGAGCAGACCTTCGGCGAGATGATCGAGATCGCGCTGACGGCTGCGCTGGGCTGA
- a CDS encoding mycoredoxin, translating to MSESQFTMFTTPWCGYCHRLKSQLDREGIAFSIVDIEQQPDAALTVEQANGGNQTVPTLLFSDGSTLTNPSVAQVKEKLAALA from the coding sequence ATGTCCGAGAGCCAGTTCACCATGTTCACCACGCCCTGGTGTGGCTACTGCCACCGCCTCAAGAGCCAGCTCGACCGCGAGGGCATCGCGTTCTCGATCGTCGACATCGAGCAGCAGCCCGACGCGGCGCTCACCGTCGAGCAGGCCAACGGCGGCAACCAGACCGTGCCCACCCTCCTGTTCTCCGACGGCAGCACGCTGACGAACCCGTCGGTGGCGCAGGTCAAGGAAAAGCTGGCCGCACTGGCGTGA
- a CDS encoding NUDIX domain-containing protein yields MPRATVKLLLVDQDECLLLLRSTDPATGRTQWYPVGGGVEDGESLVEAARREAREETGLAEPFDGTHVWTRDHTYRYDGRTVQVHEDWLLVPVKHFEPAPTSLSPYEERTLTGARWWRAEELAATAETVFPPDLGVRLAALLAEGPPVTPIDISDPTAP; encoded by the coding sequence GTGCCGCGCGCCACCGTCAAGCTCCTGCTGGTGGACCAGGACGAGTGCCTGCTGCTGCTCCGGTCCACCGATCCCGCCACCGGACGGACCCAGTGGTACCCGGTCGGAGGCGGGGTCGAGGACGGTGAGTCCCTGGTCGAGGCAGCTCGCCGCGAGGCCCGCGAGGAGACGGGGCTGGCGGAGCCGTTCGACGGCACGCACGTGTGGACCCGCGACCACACCTACCGCTACGACGGGCGCACGGTGCAGGTGCACGAGGACTGGCTGCTGGTCCCCGTGAAGCACTTCGAGCCCGCTCCCACCTCGCTCAGCCCCTACGAGGAGCGCACCCTCACCGGCGCGCGCTGGTGGCGGGCCGAGGAGCTGGCCGCGACCGCCGAGACCGTCTTCCCGCCGGACCTCGGCGTCCGGCTGGCGGCGCTCCTGGCCGAGGGGCCCCCGGTGACGCCGATCGACATCAGCGACCCGACGGCGCCCTGA
- a CDS encoding M48 family metallopeptidase, whose amino-acid sequence MSTSPSTPEVEVRRSRRRRRTVSAYRDGERIVVLIPATMSKRDEATWVADMVARIERQERRKVRSDDDLVARAAKLNDHYFGGLAVPASVRWVTNQNARWGSCTPSDRSIRLSDRLQKMPGWVVDYVLVHELAHLLESGHTPQFWAWVDRYPRAEKAKGYLEGYSAGARLEPPPGTDGEE is encoded by the coding sequence ATGAGCACGTCGCCCAGCACCCCCGAGGTGGAGGTGCGTCGCTCGCGCCGCCGACGGCGTACGGTCTCGGCCTACCGCGACGGCGAGCGGATCGTGGTGCTGATCCCGGCCACGATGAGCAAGCGCGACGAGGCCACCTGGGTCGCCGACATGGTCGCGCGCATCGAGCGCCAGGAGCGGCGCAAGGTGCGCTCCGACGACGACCTCGTGGCGCGCGCGGCCAAGCTCAACGACCACTACTTCGGCGGCCTGGCCGTCCCGGCGTCGGTGCGGTGGGTGACCAACCAGAACGCCCGCTGGGGCTCCTGCACCCCCAGCGACCGCTCGATCCGGTTGAGCGACCGGCTGCAGAAGATGCCCGGTTGGGTCGTCGACTACGTCCTGGTCCACGAGCTCGCCCACCTGCTGGAGTCGGGCCACACCCCGCAGTTCTGGGCGTGGGTGGACCGCTACCCCAGGGCCGAGAAGGCCAAGGGCTACCTCGAGGGCTACAGCGCCGGCGCCCGCCTCGAGCCGCCGCCCGGGACGGACGGCGAGGAGTAG
- a CDS encoding ATP-dependent DNA helicase UvrD2, which yields MLEALDPEQRQVAEALRGPVRVLAGAGTGKTRAITHRIAHGVAQGVYAPTEVLALSFTTRAAGEMRERLRSLGAPGVQARTFHSAALRQLRFFWPRVHGRDLPELTESKLGMVALAARRQRLSVDQATLRDLASEIEWAKVSNVAPDSYAALARARARAVSGLEPEVVARAFDAYEEVKRGQGRMDMEDVLLFGAGLLADNEAVAAQVRRQYKWFVVDEFQDVSPLQNALLDLWLGGRDELCVVGDPAQTIYSFAGADARYLREFTQRFPTATSVELVRNYRSTPQVVAAANALLAGTTSKGVDLVAQRPSGAAITYREASDEVAEADAVADRAAALRASGTPASRMAVLLRINAQSERFEEALAARGIPYVVRGAARFFDRPEVRQAITLVRGAARSGEASGPVADAVVAVLSQMGHSTEPPEGRGEVRNRWESLQALVDLAADFGRERPEAGLGDLVDDLDRRAGEQHAPVADAVTLATIHSAKGLEWDAVFVAGMHEKMMPISQAKTPAEVEEERRLLYVAMTRARDELCVSWASAREPGGRANRGSSPFLSPLLDGTPGVAAQRRERSKRNRAALHCRECGGALSNAREKKTGRCADCPASYDEALFERLREWRLARAAQDSVPAFVVFTDATLQLIAEHVPSDERGLRAISGVGPGKIAKYGDEVLALVSGKADGDAGSS from the coding sequence GTGCTCGAAGCGCTCGACCCCGAGCAGCGACAGGTCGCCGAGGCGCTCCGCGGCCCCGTGCGGGTCCTGGCTGGCGCCGGCACCGGCAAGACCCGCGCCATCACGCACCGCATCGCCCACGGCGTCGCGCAGGGCGTCTACGCGCCCACCGAGGTGCTGGCGCTGTCCTTCACCACCCGCGCCGCCGGGGAGATGCGCGAGCGGCTCCGCTCGCTGGGGGCGCCCGGGGTCCAGGCGCGCACGTTCCACTCCGCCGCGCTGCGCCAGCTCCGGTTCTTCTGGCCGCGGGTGCACGGCCGTGACCTCCCCGAGCTCACCGAGTCCAAGCTCGGCATGGTCGCGCTCGCCGCCCGGCGCCAGCGGCTGAGCGTCGACCAGGCGACCCTGCGCGACCTCGCCAGCGAGATCGAGTGGGCCAAGGTGTCCAACGTCGCCCCCGACTCCTACGCCGCGCTGGCCCGGGCCCGTGCGCGCGCCGTGTCGGGCCTCGAGCCCGAGGTGGTGGCCCGCGCCTTCGACGCCTACGAGGAGGTCAAGCGCGGCCAGGGCCGGATGGACATGGAGGACGTGCTCCTCTTCGGCGCGGGCCTCCTGGCCGACAACGAGGCGGTCGCCGCGCAGGTGCGCCGGCAGTACAAGTGGTTCGTCGTCGACGAGTTCCAGGACGTCTCGCCGCTGCAGAACGCGCTGCTCGACCTCTGGCTCGGCGGGCGCGACGAGCTCTGCGTGGTCGGTGACCCCGCCCAGACGATCTACTCCTTCGCCGGCGCCGACGCGCGCTACCTCCGCGAGTTCACCCAGAGGTTCCCCACGGCCACCAGCGTCGAGCTGGTCCGCAACTACCGCTCCACCCCGCAGGTCGTGGCTGCCGCCAACGCCCTTCTCGCCGGCACCACCAGCAAGGGCGTCGACCTGGTGGCACAGCGTCCCTCCGGTGCGGCCATCACCTACCGCGAGGCCAGTGACGAGGTCGCCGAGGCCGACGCCGTCGCCGACCGTGCCGCCGCGCTGCGGGCCAGCGGCACGCCCGCCAGCCGGATGGCGGTGCTGCTGCGCATCAACGCGCAGTCCGAGCGCTTCGAGGAGGCGCTGGCCGCGCGCGGCATCCCCTACGTCGTCCGCGGTGCGGCGCGGTTCTTCGACCGCCCCGAGGTGCGCCAGGCCATCACCCTCGTCCGCGGCGCCGCCCGCAGCGGCGAGGCGTCGGGCCCGGTCGCCGACGCGGTCGTCGCCGTCCTGTCGCAGATGGGCCACTCCACGGAGCCGCCGGAGGGCAGGGGAGAGGTGCGCAACCGCTGGGAGTCGCTCCAGGCGCTGGTCGACCTCGCTGCCGACTTCGGGCGCGAGCGGCCCGAGGCCGGCCTGGGGGACCTCGTCGACGACCTCGACCGCCGGGCCGGCGAGCAGCACGCCCCCGTGGCCGACGCCGTCACCCTGGCCACCATCCACTCCGCCAAGGGCCTCGAGTGGGACGCCGTCTTCGTGGCCGGCATGCACGAGAAGATGATGCCGATCTCGCAGGCCAAGACCCCCGCCGAGGTCGAGGAGGAGCGGCGCCTGCTCTACGTCGCGATGACCCGCGCCCGCGACGAGCTGTGCGTGTCGTGGGCGAGCGCCCGCGAGCCGGGCGGACGCGCCAACCGCGGGAGCTCGCCGTTCCTGTCGCCGCTGCTGGACGGCACACCCGGCGTCGCGGCCCAGCGGCGCGAGCGCAGCAAGCGCAACCGCGCCGCTCTGCACTGCCGCGAGTGCGGGGGAGCGCTGTCCAACGCCCGTGAGAAGAAGACCGGTCGCTGCGCCGACTGCCCGGCGTCCTACGACGAGGCACTCTTCGAGCGGCTGCGCGAGTGGCGACTGGCCCGCGCTGCGCAGGACAGCGTGCCGGCGTTCGTGGTCTTCACCGACGCCACCTTGCAGCTCATCGCCGAGCACGTGCCCTCCGACGAGCGCGGCCTGCGGGCCATCAGCGGGGTGGGTCCGGGCAAGATCGCGAAGTACGGCGACGAGGTGCTTGCGCTGGTGTCCGGGAAGGCCGACGGCGACGCCGGATCGTCCTGA
- a CDS encoding enoyl-CoA hydratase-related protein gives MSDALEDLVHLRLERPSEGVVVLTLDNPGMRNAMSDEMTSSWVTAIDALASDTSVRAVVVTGEGSAFCSGGNTSWIASEPDASVDRLRSRMMPFYRAWLSIRRLEVPTIAAVNGHAIGAGLCLALACDIRYAASGAKLGLPFNKLGMHAGMAGTWLLPNVVGPAHARDLLLTGRVVEADEALRLGLVSRVIDPDAFLDEVLQTAAGIAATAPIAARLTKVALADGGHADFESALQWEALAQPMTLATADLQEGIAAAKEKRTPQFRGL, from the coding sequence ATGTCCGACGCCCTTGAAGACCTCGTCCACCTGCGCCTCGAACGCCCGTCCGAGGGGGTCGTCGTGCTGACCCTCGACAACCCCGGGATGCGCAACGCGATGAGCGACGAGATGACCTCGTCGTGGGTCACCGCGATCGACGCGCTGGCCTCCGACACCTCGGTGCGCGCCGTCGTCGTGACCGGGGAGGGCAGCGCCTTCTGCTCCGGCGGCAACACCTCGTGGATCGCCAGCGAGCCGGACGCGAGCGTCGACCGGCTGCGCTCGCGGATGATGCCGTTCTACCGGGCCTGGCTGTCGATCCGCCGGCTCGAGGTCCCGACCATCGCCGCGGTCAACGGGCACGCCATCGGCGCCGGTCTCTGCCTCGCCCTGGCCTGCGACATCCGCTACGCCGCGAGCGGCGCGAAGCTGGGCCTGCCGTTCAACAAGCTCGGCATGCACGCCGGCATGGCCGGCACCTGGCTGCTGCCGAACGTCGTGGGCCCGGCCCATGCGCGCGACCTGCTGCTCACCGGCCGCGTGGTGGAGGCCGACGAGGCGCTGCGCCTGGGCCTCGTCTCGCGCGTCATCGACCCTGATGCGTTCCTCGACGAGGTGCTGCAGACCGCCGCCGGCATCGCCGCCACCGCCCCGATCGCCGCCCGCCTGACGAAGGTCGCCCTGGCCGACGGCGGTCACGCCGACTTCGAGTCGGCCCTGCAGTGGGAGGCGCTCGCCCAGCCGATGACGCTCGCGACCGCCGACCTCCAGGAGGGCATCGCCGCGGCGAAGGAGAAGCGCACCCCGCAGTTCCGCGGCCTCTGA